From the Diospyros lotus cultivar Yz01 chromosome 13, ASM1463336v1, whole genome shotgun sequence genome, one window contains:
- the LOC127787864 gene encoding nuclear intron maturase 3, mitochondrial translates to MLLSLRRAASLRVLPISPLRRQSTLPLLSVPTPASATIEPLSKSQLKTLVLSQYRQGKFSNLLRDVVSSPSVLLTACHNLTAHKNAAQPYSPSPLDLNWVAHNFFSLEEMAAQLAGNRFDIESCCVAVPSSGKRGNSLVLPNLKLKVVVEAIRMVLEVVYDDRFVTFAYGGRVGMGRHTAIRYLKNSVENPSWWFTVHFDRHKFDVSHVEKLCLIIEEKIGDKLLIDVIKRLFKSEAVRIELGGCYLGRGLPQECGLSSILINIFFNGFDKEIQELRLQTNRECLNKSNELVSMPSNVFYKPLKIYVVRYLDEILVITSGTKILTMDMKNRILRFLVQDLGLKVDRVKTAIHSAVSEKIDFLGMELQAVPPSILNPPMSEKAIRARKKYLRQKEVRALELRNARETNRRKLGLKILSHVFKKLKQSNGFKFDFHLENEVRQIFRTWADEVVHDFLGSLDECWNWHRMLSAGDFLSLQKIREQLPDELVGTYDNFQEQVHKYLKPEKAAKALEEEEKRVEEENEQKYGERTVDDLTKLCVKVAAPTLLVKKAIKMAGFTNHMGRPRPISLLMALEDADIIKWYAGVGRRWLEFFCCCCNFKMVKTVVTYHLRFSCILTLAEKHEATKREAIRHYTKDLKTLDINGTEEVHFPTEREVKMMGDNNLSDPKPVDGALTMALIRLASDEPPYRCLAHFCDRTDTIVYRIRLLQKDLNLNPLDEKKWVSGMGTIHESLNRKCLPLCCDHISALYTGKLTLQDMDCTSYLDME, encoded by the coding sequence ATGCTGTTGAGCCTCCGGCGGGCCGCCTCACTGAGAGTTCTGCCCATATCTCCTCTCCGGCGACAGTCAACGCTCCCTCTCCTCTCAGTCCCTACTCCGGCCTCCGCCACCATCGAGCCCCTCTCTAAATCCCAGCTCAAAACCCTAGTTCTGTCCCAATACCGCCAGGGCAAGTTCTCCAACCTCCTCCGGGACGTCGTCTCTTCCCCCTCCGTACTCCTCACCGCCTGCCATAATCTCACCGCCCACAAAAATGCCGCCCAGCCCTACTCACCGTCGCCGCTCGATCTCAATTGGGTCGCGCATAACTTCTTCTCTCTGGAAGAGATGGCTGCCCAGCTCGCCGGAAACCGGTTCGACATCGAGTCGTGTTGCGTGGCGGTTCCGTCCTCTGGAAAGAGAGGTAATTCACTTGTTCTTCCCAATTTGAAACTCAAAGTTGTTGTTGAAGCTATTAGGATGGTGTTAGAGGTCGTTTATGATGATCGTTTCGTTACGTTTGCGTATGGAGGCCGTGTCGGTATGGGCCGGCACACTGCCATTCGGTACCTTAAGAATTCTGTGGAAAATCCCAGTTGGTGGTTTACTGTGCATTTTGATCGCCACAAGTTTGATGTTAGTCATGTTGAAAAGTTATGTTTGATTATTGAAGAGAAAATTGGGGATAAGTTACTGATCGATGTGATAAAGAGGTTATTTAAGTCCGAAGCAGTGAGGATCGAATTGGGTGGGTGTTATTTAGGGAGGGGGCTTCCTCAAGAATGTGGATTGAGTTCTATTTTGATCAATATTTTCTTCAATGGGTTTGACAAAGAAATTCAAGAGTTGCGTCTTCAAACAAATCGGGAGTGTTTGAATAAGTCAAATGAGCTTGTTTCTATGCCTAGTAATGTTTTCTATAAGCCCTTAAAGATTTATGTGGTCAGATACTTGGATGAGATACTAGTGATCACGTCAGGGACGAAGATTTTAACTATGGATATGAAGAATAGGATTCTAAGATTCTTGGTACAGGATTTGGGATTGAAGGTAGATAGAGTGAAGACAGCTATCCACAGTGCAGTTTCTGAGAAGATTGACTTTCTGGGGATGGAACTTCAGGCCGTACCACCTTCGATTTTGAATCCACCTATGTCTGAGAAAGCAATTAGGGCACGGAAGAAGTACCTCAGGCAGAAAGAAGTTAGAGCTTTGGAATTGAGAAATGCTAGGGAGACTAATAGGAGGAAACTTggcttgaaaattttgagtcatGTTTTTAAGAAGTTGAAACAGAGTAATGGATTTAAATTTGACTTCCATCTTGAGAATGAAGTCAGACAAATCTTTAGAACTTGGGCAGATGAGGTAGTACATGACTTTTTGGGGTCTTTGGATGAGTGCTGGAACTGGCACCGGATGCTTTCTGCGGGTGATTTCCTGTCTTTGCAAAAAATTAGAGAACAATTGCCCGATGAGCTTGTGGGAACATATGACAACTTTCAAGAGCAAGTGCACAAATATTTGAAGCCTGAGAAGGCTGCAAAggcattagaagaagaagagaagagggtagaagaagaaaatgagcaaAAGTATGGTGAAAGAACAGTTGATGACTTGACAAAGTTGTGTGTGAAAGTTGCCGCTCCCACACTACTTGTAAAGAAAGCAATTAAAATGGCTGGATTTACTAATCATATGGGTCGTCCTAGACCAATCAGCTTACTCATGGCTCTTGAAGATGCTGACATAATCAAGTGGTATGCTGGTGTAGGCCGAAGATGGCTTGAATttttctgctgctgctgcaactTCAAAATGGTGAAAACTGTTGTAACTTATCATTTAAGATTCTCTTGTATCTTGACTTTGGCAGAAAAGCATGAAGCCACCAAACGTGAGGCTATTAGGCATTACACTAAGGATTTGAAAACTCTTGATATTAATGGAACTGAAGAAGTACACTTTCCTACAGAAAGGGAGGTCAAGATGATGGGGGATAATAATCTTTCAGACCCAAAACCTGTGGATGGGGCTTTAACAATGGCTTTGATTAGATTAGCTTCTGATGAACCTCCATACCGCTGTCTTGCGCATTTCTGTGATAGGACAGATACTATTGTTTACCGAATTCGATTACTTCAAAAAGATCTGAATTTGAACCCACTAGATGAAAAGAAGTGGGTGTCAGGGATGGGAACAATTCATGAAAGTTTGAACCGTAAGTGTCTCCCTCTATGCTGTGATCATATCAGTGCATTATACACGGGGAAACTTACTCTCCAAGACATGGACTGTACTTCGTATCTGGACATGGAATGA
- the LOC127788219 gene encoding putative pentatricopeptide repeat-containing protein At3g01580: MGNEHECERSFITLASSYALKIGSLCHGSLRLRFASIFVASLFNPSIQKSSFLLQTHLLKTQCHSPEPPISSSSSSSSSSSSSSLILHSCEELQALKKAHALLVVSNSFRPVSIASKLISLYARFGDLESALAVFEAVEEPSIIVWNSIVKAHVDWGAGDSAFWLYRRMRKLGVEHDGFTLPILNKAILLLQNGILYRGIVHCLGIKMGFESDVCFSNTIMDVYAKWGYTGSACQLFEEMSHRDLVSWTSMISGYVYVENMIGAFKLFHKMRFELEPGPVTMLVLFQACCSSGSLVEGRQLHGFVIRVGFLIHGSLRNSILKMYANIGTVDEAENFFSEIHTMDVVSWNILIASYISREDVEEIAGYFNRMQGEVRPSIETLTLVISASAKSGDLSQGERIHGFAIKTGLFDSVLQTSLLDFYAKSGDLEKSARMFFEIPFKNSVTRNAMMSGYIAGGHFKEAIELFRQMQDVGLELGADILSNLVVMYAHMGALQLGKGIHAYFLKNLFSISEEDYAALETSILNMYIRCGSISSARICFSRIAAADLVTWTSMIEGFGSHGLGAEALQLFHQMVGEGLEPNSVTFLSLLSACSHSGLLNEGCGVFHWMKWRFSIEPDLNHYTCIVDLLCRSGKLKEAFAMILRLVSSPDGRIWAALLSACRVYGNQKLGEFAAHRLLKLETDNAGYYTLLSNLQAIADRWTEVEDIRRCMKENDLVKKPGWSCIEAKGSVHGFVSGDRSHPQMVEIYEVVEVLSRKIHEFGHALDS; the protein is encoded by the exons ATGGGTAATGAGCATGAATGTGAGAGAAG TTTTATCACTCTTGCTTCTTCATACGCTCTCAAAATTGGTTCACTTTGTCATGGCTCTTTGCGTCTTCGCTTCGCTTCCATCTTCGTTGCTTCACTCTTCAATCCTTCGATCCAAAAATCTTCTTTTCTACTTCAAACCCATCTCCTGAAAACCCAATGCCACAGCCCGGAGCCTCccatctcatcttcttcttcttcttcttcttcttcttcttcttcttctttaatccTGCACTCTTGCGAAGAGCTCCAAGCTCTGAAAAAGGCCCACGCCTTGCTTGTGGTTTCAAACAGTTTCAGACCCGTTTCCATTGCTTCAAAGCTCATCTCTCTGTATGCACGCTTTGGTGACCTGGAGAGTGCTCTTGCAGTATTTGAGGCAGTCGAAGAACCCAGTATCATCGTCTGGAATTCAATCGTCAAGGCCCATGTTGATTGGGGTGCAGGCGATTCGGCCTTTTGGCTTTATCGGCGAATGCGAAAGTTGGGCGTTGAACATGACGGTTTCACTCTCCCAATATTGAACAAGGCGATTTTGTTGCTTCAGAATGGTATTCTGTACAGAGGAATTGTTCATTGTTTGGGAATTAAGATGGGTTTTGAATCGGATGTCTGTTTTAGCAATACAATAATGGATGTTTACGCGAAATGGGGGTACACCGGCTCTGCCTGTCAACTGTTCGAGGAAATGTCTCACAGGGATTTGGTGTCTTGGACGTCCATGATTTCAGGTTATGTTTATGTAGAAAATATGATTGGTGCTTTCAAATTGTTCCATAAGATGCGGTTTGAGTTGGAACCCGGTCCAGTGACGATGTTGGTTCTCTTTCAAGCTTGTTGTTCCTCTGGAAGCCTGGTTGAAGGAAGGCAATTGCATGGTTTTGTGATTCGAGTTGGGTTCCTGATTCACGGGTCTCTGCGAAACtccattttgaaaatgtatgctAATATCGGTACAGTTGACGAGGCAGAGAACTTTTTCAGTGAAATTCATACAATGGACGTTGTTTCCTGGAACATTTTGATTGCTTCATACATTTCAAGAGAGGATGTTGAGGAAATTGCTGGGTACTTCAACAGGATGCAGGGTGAAGTGAGGCCTAGCATTGAGACATTGACCTTAGTTATTTCAGCTTCTGCAAAGAGTGGGGATCTCTCTCAAGGTGAAAGAATACATGGCTTTGCTATTAAAACTGGACTCTTTGACAGTGTTCTGCAAACTTCGTTGCTGGATTTTTATGCCAAGTCTGGGGACTTGGAGAAATCAGCTCGAATGTTCTTTGAAATTCCCTTCAAGAACAGCGTTACACGCAATGCTATGATGTCGGGTTATATTGCTGGTGGCCATTTTAAAGAGGCCATTGAATTGTTCCGGCAAATGCAAGATGTGGGGCTGGAACTGGGAGCTGACATATTAAGTAACCTTGTTGTTATGTATGCTCATATGGGTGCCCTACAACTCGGCAAGGGAATACATGCTTACTTCTTAAAGAATCTCTTCTCCATATCTGAGGAAGATTATGCTGCCTTAGAAACCTCTATCCTAAACATGTACATAAGATGTGGAAGCATTTCATCTGCTAGAATCTGTTTCAGCAGAATAGCGGCTGCAGATCTTGTGACATGGACATCGATGATTGAAGGCTTCGGTTCCCATGGCCTCGGTGCTGAAGCCTTGCAACTCTTCCATCAGATGGTGGGGGAAGGATTGGAGCCGAACAGCGTCACCTTCTTAAGCTTACTATCAGCTTGCAGCCACTCTGGCCTTCTGAATGAAGGGTGTGGAGTCTTTCACTGGATGAAATGGAGGTTCAGCATTGAACCTGATCTGAATCACTACACTTGCATTGTGGATCTGTTGTGTCGATCTGGGAAGCTCAAAGAGGCGTTCGCTATGATTCTGAGATTGGTCTCGTCTCCAGATGGTAGGATCTGGGCTGCCCTCCTTTCGGCGTGTCGAGTATATGGGAACCAAAAACTTGGGGAATTTGCGGCTCACAGGCTCTTGAAGTTGGAAACTGATAATGCTGGATATTATACTTTGCTCAGTAATCTTCAAGCTATTGCTGATAGATGGACTGAAGTTGAAGATATAAGGAGATGTATGAAGGAGAATGATTTGGTGAAGAAGCCGGGATGGAGCTGCATTGAAGCCAAAGGATCTGTTCATGGTTTTGTTTCTGGAGATAGATCACACCCTCAAATGGTTGAAATATATGAGGTTGTTGAAGTTTTGAGTAGAAAAATACATGAATTTGGGCATGCATTGGATAgttga